A window of Gossypium hirsutum isolate 1008001.06 chromosome D13, Gossypium_hirsutum_v2.1, whole genome shotgun sequence genomic DNA:
ACGATAGCGCGAAAGATCAAGGAAAGAACCTTCTGGATGGTCTTCTTAAAGCAAGTTTTGTGCTCTTCCATTGAAGCATTAATGAACTCATCGATGTGATCCTTCAAGTCTTCAAGGAAGGTGGCCTCTTCGTTCTTTTTCTTCCTACACGAAGTCGAGACTAGGGGAGCAGCAGCAGACGACGATTGTTTGTCGGGTTGACTCTTTTGCTCGTCGGGTTGACTCTTTTGCGTGTCCATTCGATGTTTATATTAGGACTTCATAACAAACATGATAATTATAAATAAGCATTCGGTAAAAGATTATAAGAAACAATTACGCTGCCTCATGATATATACACTTTTCATTCGAATCATATCACCTACTCAAATTTCTAAAAGGAAAATCTATTATGCACAacaaattatagtaaataattaAAGCCAATTGAGTCCTAAATTGACACCATTGCAATTACAGTTCAAATACGCTTAAGGACATAATATCGGTTCAGGCTGATGGATTGTTTTAAGAAATGTATAAATACTTCTTGCCAGAGTTTCAAATGCCGGCATCGCTGCCGCTATTTCGTGTAGCGACACCGTCCTCCACCACCGCTAAAGATCGCGGCAGTAGTGTTATCGGAAATAACGGCAATAAACGCTATTTCCGTAAAAAAACTTCTCCTCATCAAGAAAGTAAACAGAAAAAAGAATCACGAGATAAGACAGAGTAACAAGCATAAACATCGAAaaaccaaaagagaaaaaaatcgaAACCAGATAACTCGATTAGAAACGTTCAAGTTTAGGGTTTCAAAACTAATTACCTTATTTAATTTCCTGGTCTGTTGGGAACTTGAAGGAAAGAGAGGGATTGGCTCAGAGAATAGAGGTAGAAGATGTGAGAGAGATCTAGAGTGGGTCGGAAATTTTATACAGGAGTCTAGAATAAAAATCAGTTGGCTTGATTATAAAATTGGaggataaaataagtaaattagtaatttgatccttcttattaaaattttatgtatttttactgttaaaaattactATAGCTGACAGAATAACTAAACAGTTACACGTAGCGTGTCATGTGTACCTCACTTTGACATATATGaacaaatttttaacaataaaaatgaatagaattttGAACAGAATGACTAATTTGGTCTTTAATATAatgtataaggattaatttacctatttttttagtaaatagtacaaaatgtaaTCTAGCTTCTAGTATAAAaccctccatgatacttttactacCTTTgaaatataacttaatttttgGGAGGTTAAAACtgatatttaaaatatcaatttcatcttcttctttttcaaaaaGCATATGATGTGTTCTTTTTGGTTGGTATTTGTGTTTTggataaaataaaactaaattgatagtttaagtactatatataactaaaaaattttaagtaccTAAATGAGAAAATTGATATAGTTTAAGTGTCAATTTTGTAATTAagccaaaatatatataattttattggtAAAATCCCTTCTTTGGTTCCTTTCAATTTCAATACCTAACAAATTGGTTCTTCTAAAATTTTGTGAAGCAATttagttttattaaatttgaaatcgagcaattaaagaaaattaataaaGCACCTCAACATTTTTTGTCTATTTATTTtaagtgataaaaatatatatcaatgataataaaaaatcTCTGATAAGTGACAAAGAaagaataatttttattattattgtaattataagTAAATTGGTGAAAGGTGTAGAATGTTTGAAGGTTATACCTCTTTAATGTTGTGTAACAAATAATTCGATTCATTAGTGTATTGTGTACATCATGAGTACGCATATCAACAAATTTGGGGAATGAGTGAttgtaattgaataaaataaaaatatgaattaaggactaaagcgCATAAATGCAAAGTGTAAAGGATGAAACTGAAATATATTCCTTTTTATAAAACCACGTGCATCTTGGGATGGAAACAATGGGCTGGATCTAGTTTAAATGGTTTTAAACttaaaagataattattttaaaattaatataattcatttcgatataatttattttaataggtTCATTTACGTAAcactttaatattatttataaaacattataaaaatatataaatttaaattttatttaattaggtatttaatttttattaaaagtggtacttaaaatatttattatattttattttacccaaaaatataaaatatcttgTTCGTATTAGTTGTTATTGTgttatgagtaaaataaaataattgatagTTTAAGTAATACATTTAATCTAAAAGATTTAAGTACCTTAATCAGAAAAATGATATAGTTAGTTTGAGTGTAAATTTTgcttttaaacaaaaaaaaaatatttgtatgtAATTTTATTGGTAAAGGCTCTTCATTGGTTCCTTTCAATTTCAAGATTTAGCAAATtggttcttttaaaattttagataagTTTAGGATAAGTTTTCGTTTTGATCACTTAacttaaaaaagttataatttggtcattgaactattcaaaagttttcatttaagttattgggcTTGTTAAAATCAATGCCATATAGCTTTCTTTGTTCGTACTATATGCACCAACCGAAAGCTCTCTTTCCCCTTCTCTTCTATAGTTCAgtttttttcatgaaaaactTTAGACGTCACGAATACGCGAACGAAAATCTAAACAACTTTTTTCTCTGATTCCGACATTGATCGCCagattgacttggatctaaggtatgttcttctacttgtcgATGGGTACTGATCCATTGTATTGATCGACAAATCATCACTTGGAGCTCgctaatagaatttttttaaaagaaaaaaacatagcAACTCGGTGACTTAAACAAAAACTCTTGAATAATTTCGTGACTTAATgagaacttttgaatagttcagtggcCAAATCgtaacttttttagttaagtaaccaaaacgaaaacttaccccttgtttagtgactaatgatgtaatttacctaaaaattttaaaatattgtaatcttattaatttcaaaaatcaGTAACTAAAAACAATTAAGAAAGCACATCAACATTTTTCGTCCATCTAATTTAcatggaaaaatatatataatgatgaTAAAAAATAGGGTAAagtacaccaacagtcactcaacttttatttcaatgacaaaacagtcactcaactttcaatttagtttaactttcaaaaaataacaaatcagtccCACTAACCATTTTTCGTTATAGACATAATGGAAAAGTGACTTGGCATTTAACTAATTCCTTACTGTCATTTAATTGGCCAATTGGAGGGTTTGCTATCATTTAAACAGCCTCATTTAATAACCCTAGCTGGGCAGTAGAAGAAGAAGGGGAGGAGGAGGAGAATAAGATGAGAATAAGGAAAACAGAATAAATAGAGATGTCAACCATGACTCTAGTGTGCTATTGTGGAAACCCAGCCAATTTAAAGACTTCTTAGTCTAATGACAACCCAGGTAAGAGGTTTTTTGGGTGTAAGAAGTATGGGAgtgaatttcaaaattcatgtcATTTTTTCACCTGGTTTGATCCACTATTGACGCCCATTCATGAATTTTGTTATTGGGTGTTTTGAAACAAGTTAAAACATTGAAGGAAGCAATGAGGAGGGAGAGAAAAAcatgatgtttgatgttgttatttGTAATATTGTTGTTTAAGTGAAATACCACCTTACGTGATAGCTCGCATAAGCtgatattgttgttgttgttgaagTGGAAAACTAGCTTACGTGACTGCTGGTAATAGGGTTGTTGATAACACTccagaataacgtatttttatgtattaattatgtatttattctgagtatgatcctactaatttgagctatttatgatcttttatctcatagggactaaattaagggacaaaaatgtgaatttagagataaaatgggccaatgtgcgacacaaggaaaagttagtgccaaaagtgcaagcatggatgacaaaagggttgaaatgcaaaaagaagagattttattctatcagactctattttaattatattaggataattaatattaagataattattaagaattatttaattttaggattttattttatttatctttatttatcttcaattaaatgtatttatcttttaggaatttaagtaggattagactatctcccctaaCACTATAAACAGtgggtgaagtgactcaaaagagATGCATCTTTTTGTGTAAACACTAtctccccaaaagtctaggcttttgttcttctcatatttcctttcaataaaatttccatttttgttttatttattttcttttccaccacaaccatgagccattaaacccatctagccgaaggttgtcgatattccccaaaaagggttcttgaggcttagagtCCGTATTTAGCCTCCTCGccgagtattcatcatttctccgcactacggggctgacgcttccgtccatgtcccttaagaagtaagcttttcaatgtatgcaaaggcggccgctttgtatgttttgggaaggttgcacggtcggttcgttagcttactgcgttagaggttggcgagcccaagagacaaaatggcgtgggattcttTATTGAGAAGCGTTGATATAACATAAGACGgtcccacagaagcgattgttggctagagtcaggttccactaaatcgaaagtctaaatccttggagctggtggtcgtaggcgtcctcttccactataactggcttattcggtttgggaaggatcatctaaaagccgaggattgaacccaaggcagaacgagacaactggaggctggaatctcccataagaatttcctttctctcaactctatttttaatttctcgaattttcgattcaatattcttaattcaatttttattttatttttcatttccagatccaaacctttaattatgttattttcttttcttttttttcaggaatgcaggttttcttgggcaagattctgcCTGAGATTTCACGGAATAAAatattgtgcaaatccagtccctgaAGATTTGAtcctacttcccttttactattctttttcattatttattagggataggatatttttggtgctttcaacgatcGCATCAgttattgaaatggaaaataatattatggtgttgttatttagttttggtgtaacacccttaacccgccTCTATTATCAGATcaaggttatagagtattacgacacatatcgaaaccattaacatcattaaccattcatttattaaattaaataaccaatattcaaatcaaaatatcattcatagCATAAATACATTGACGGGACTTAAATGGAGTTTACGGGGCCTTAAAATAGTTTGAAAATAATTAGGggctaatttgaaataaaatagaaaaattttagaaaattttaaaaataaggttcacacgaccgtgtggccaaaCCGTGTGGAAGAGACCAGCCCGTGTGGACTCAAACATGGCTATGTGGCTACCCCACATGTAACAAcacgttttcagtgaaatcagaatagtggtttcgagaccacaaattcgagtcaaaaagaaaaatcattttaatattattgcatggtctacattatgataggaatgacgtatgaaaattttgttaagaaaatctTATCGATTTCAAGTTTAATTgttagaaaggaccaaattgcataaagtgcaaaagttgaattctaatagctagaGGAATTAAATAGTtgtggaattcaaaatttgaggtccttataaggcaaatagaccattaagagaattTAGTAGATAGTTATGATatttcatccatggaaatttaagaaaagaaaaggactaaattggaaagtggaaataataaaatatgataattaattaaaagacaaaatatcattttatttcatcatcttccccaaattattttcatggaaaccctagctaagagaaaggaATTCAAGCAtgcttaattgggtaagcattcttgtcctgtttttagtaatttttatatttccgagatcGCAATAATCTAATTTAGcaattttggggattaattttcaaaactatcaaagtattaaaatttttccatggatgagtatgctaaaattttgaaatttatggattaaaaggttgttgatagataaacaatttttgtaaaggaaattttcatgaaatagtgatttagggactaaattgaaaagatgtaaaattcatggaaaatttatgatttttgtgaaatacatggactgttattgttatatgaaaaattcggttaggcttgaaataagagttaaattacatgaatttcattttccgagcatagggataaaattgaaattaattaaaagtataggacaaaatggtacttttgcctaaaatatgaattttgattgaattgaatatgaattgtattaaattgagttaaatttactcgtatagatccggatagacctagTACGGAATTGGATCAGGAAAACAAAATgtatcagattagtagattcTCGTATACGAACAagtgttaaggtaagttcgtgtaactaaattgtgtacatttatatgtttaacttaatgttatatatgtgaattatataatatatgtgaattatataattgtcatgtatatgaaattgattaaatatCCGATAATGCCTGATAAATgttaagtctcgtttgaataaatgaaaatcgaTGAATACAAGTTTCCTGTATTGGTTGTAGtattgcatatgttgcggatacaaCACAGCTTGAAAGAGCGTCCCATTAatagctctcatgagcatcccgatatttggccctctcgagcttcctgttaatagctcttcggagcatcccgattggt
This region includes:
- the LOC107918524 gene encoding uncharacterized protein, translated to MDTQKSQPDEQKSQPDKQSSSAAAPLVSTSCRKKKNEEATFLEDLKDHIDEFINASMEEHKTCFKKTIQKMFGMSKVVAERSAAESKEAETVSK